A region of the Amycolatopsis sp. cg13 genome:
GGACGGTTCGACCCTGTTCGAGGCAGGCGACCCCGACGTCGCGATGTACCCGCGCTCAACCGCGAAACCGTTGCAAGCCACCGCCATGGCCCGGCTCGGACTGCGCCTGGATCCGCGCGGTTTCGCGATCGCCGCGGCCAGCCACTCCGGCGAAGCGCGACACCTAGCAGCGGCGGCCGCCGTGCTGGAAAGCCGCGGCTTCGCCGAAGCTGATCTGGGCAACCCCGCCGACCTGCCCTATGACCCGGTCGAACGGGACGCCTGGATCGCCAGCGCACGGCAACCGTCGCGACTCGCACACAACTGCTCCGGCAAGCACGCGGCGATGCTGGCCGTCTGCCGGGAACAGCACTGGGACGTCGAGGGCTACCTCGATCCGACGCATCCGCTGCAGCGCGCGATCCGGGAAACCGTCGAGGAACTGACCGGGGAAACCGTGCCGCGAGTGGCGACGGACGGCTGCGGCGCGCCGCTGTTCGCCCTCTCCCTGCACGGCTTGGCGCGTGCTGCTTCGCGGATCGCGACCGCACCCGAGGGTTCGCCGGAGTCGTTGGTGGCCAACGGAATCCGGCAGCATCCGGATCTGGTG
Encoded here:
- a CDS encoding asparaginase; the protein is MIPQEREPRHVPLVHLLRDGMVEGVHHGSVVVLSPDGSTLFEAGDPDVAMYPRSTAKPLQATAMARLGLRLDPRGFAIAAASHSGEARHLAAAAAVLESRGFAEADLGNPADLPYDPVERDAWIASARQPSRLAHNCSGKHAAMLAVCREQHWDVEGYLDPTHPLQRAIRETVEELTGETVPRVATDGCGAPLFALSLHGLARAASRIATAPEGSPESLVANGIRQHPDLVAGSRRDVTRLMQTVPGLIAKDGFEAVQLAALPDGTAVALKIADGGDRARPAVLAAALARAGVDPDLLAPFSDPALRVTDALAA